One window of the Prosthecobacter sp. genome contains the following:
- the secA gene encoding preprotein translocase subunit SecA: protein MFNWIIKKIIGTKNQRTVRKLMPAVAEINRHEEQLQQEPEDALRERTQKWQAQFRAFHTPPFLGGVSLRIADEAAVDACLEQVEQYFAALKQHFQALEDDYIAQGRWRTAALDEKKTRIDRAREAWNAIQPDFAAIEQKMLNDILPEAYAVVKNAARRMCGSEIVVCDQPLGWNMIHFDVQLVGGVALHRGMIAEMATGEGKTLVGTLPVYLNALTGRGVHVITVNDYLARRDSEWMGSLYKFLGLTVGCIQNDQPSHIRREQYQADITYGTNSEFGFDYLRDNGMASSKEQQVQRGHYFAIVDEVDSVLIDEARTPLIISGPVMAAESNHQYERYKPLVDQLVRRQNTLCNRLITEAKEAAAAGVLEQAGLKLFQVHMGQPKNRALARCMEEPELRRAMEKAELSLYADTQKVEFFKLKEELYYFIEEKSHDADLTEMGRNFLSPDEPDAFVLPDIATVYSEIDGDTSLSEEARQRKKTEMQDRLSHQGQRIHQISQLLRAFCLYEKDVEYVVEENKVIIVDAQTGRKMAGRRWSDGLHQAVEAKEGVQIDAETQTLATITIQNYFRLYMKLGGMTGTAETDAAEFHDIYNLDVLTIPTNRPVKRKDHNDSIYKTRREKFAAVIDLIRELNAKGQPILVGTASVEASEMVSRMLKLQKITHNVLNAKYHRQEAEIVARAGHRSAVTISTNMAGRGTDIKLGEGVSDLGGLFVLATERHESRRVDRQLRGRSARQGDPGESKFFLSFEDDLMRNFGAAERMTKMMERFGMKEGEELQHPWLNRSVETAQKRVEQRNYVWRKRVLEYDDVMNQQREVVYEWRNDVLNSNDTRILINEAVEKGITERLSVFVPKDAKDDSEADYDNLLQWVNTTFPIGLREFDDAFKALDFDAKSAWLKEKILNAYGVKVGNANPTALQEIEKMILLNAIDRLWQEHLYALDALKEGVSLRTYGQKDPLIEFKQEAFTIFAELMNNINGEVLGNLFRSTQQLAAFEQFLAQMAAQQSGESAAPQRRQEDEEGGEEAPPNPGRDGPRLIIPSAGSNKPKPDHSKVGRNDPCPCGSGKKFKQCCGRIA, encoded by the coding sequence ATGTTCAACTGGATCATCAAAAAAATCATCGGTACCAAGAACCAGCGCACCGTGCGCAAGCTCATGCCCGCCGTGGCCGAGATCAACCGGCACGAGGAGCAACTGCAACAGGAGCCTGAGGACGCGCTGCGCGAGCGCACACAGAAGTGGCAGGCCCAGTTCCGCGCTTTCCACACTCCGCCGTTCCTCGGCGGCGTCAGCCTGCGCATCGCGGACGAAGCCGCTGTGGATGCCTGCCTGGAGCAGGTGGAGCAGTACTTCGCCGCGCTGAAGCAGCATTTCCAGGCCCTGGAAGACGACTACATCGCCCAGGGCCGCTGGCGCACAGCGGCCTTGGATGAAAAGAAGACGCGCATCGACCGCGCACGCGAGGCATGGAACGCGATCCAGCCGGACTTCGCCGCCATCGAGCAGAAGATGCTCAATGACATCCTGCCCGAAGCCTACGCCGTGGTGAAAAACGCCGCCCGCCGCATGTGTGGTAGCGAGATCGTCGTCTGCGACCAGCCGCTGGGCTGGAACATGATTCACTTCGATGTGCAGCTCGTCGGCGGTGTGGCCCTGCATCGCGGCATGATCGCTGAAATGGCGACTGGGGAAGGGAAGACGCTCGTCGGCACGCTGCCGGTGTACTTGAACGCGCTCACCGGCCGCGGTGTGCATGTCATCACGGTGAATGATTACCTCGCACGACGCGACAGCGAGTGGATGGGCAGCTTGTACAAGTTCCTCGGCCTCACGGTCGGTTGCATTCAGAACGACCAGCCCAGCCACATCCGTCGCGAGCAGTATCAGGCCGACATCACTTATGGAACGAACAGCGAGTTCGGATTCGACTACCTGCGCGACAACGGCATGGCCTCCAGCAAGGAGCAGCAGGTGCAGCGCGGTCATTACTTTGCCATCGTGGATGAAGTGGACTCCGTGCTCATCGACGAGGCGCGTACGCCGTTGATCATCAGCGGCCCGGTCATGGCGGCGGAGAGCAATCATCAGTACGAGCGCTACAAGCCGCTCGTGGATCAGCTCGTGCGCCGTCAGAACACGCTGTGCAATCGTCTCATCACCGAGGCCAAGGAAGCCGCCGCCGCCGGGGTGCTGGAGCAGGCTGGTTTGAAACTTTTCCAGGTCCACATGGGCCAGCCGAAGAACCGTGCGCTTGCCCGTTGCATGGAAGAGCCGGAACTCCGTCGTGCGATGGAGAAGGCCGAGCTCTCGCTCTACGCCGACACGCAGAAGGTCGAGTTCTTCAAGCTCAAGGAGGAGCTGTACTACTTCATTGAGGAAAAGAGCCACGACGCCGATCTCACCGAGATGGGGCGCAATTTCCTCAGCCCCGATGAGCCGGACGCCTTCGTGCTGCCGGACATTGCCACCGTGTATTCCGAGATCGACGGCGACACCTCGCTTTCCGAAGAAGCCCGTCAGCGCAAGAAGACCGAGATGCAGGACCGCCTCTCTCATCAAGGTCAGCGCATTCATCAGATCAGCCAGCTTCTGCGCGCCTTCTGCCTGTATGAGAAGGATGTCGAGTACGTCGTCGAGGAGAACAAAGTCATCATCGTCGATGCGCAGACTGGCCGCAAGATGGCCGGTCGCCGCTGGAGCGATGGTTTGCATCAGGCTGTGGAAGCCAAGGAAGGCGTGCAGATCGACGCCGAGACGCAGACGCTCGCCACCATCACGATTCAGAACTACTTCCGCCTCTACATGAAGCTCGGTGGCATGACCGGTACGGCGGAAACGGACGCCGCCGAGTTCCATGACATCTACAATCTCGACGTGCTCACCATCCCGACGAATCGTCCGGTGAAGCGCAAGGATCACAACGACAGCATCTACAAGACCCGCCGCGAAAAGTTCGCCGCCGTGATCGACCTGATCCGCGAATTGAACGCCAAGGGCCAGCCGATCCTCGTCGGCACCGCCAGTGTCGAGGCCTCCGAAATGGTCTCCCGCATGCTCAAGCTGCAAAAGATCACGCACAACGTGCTCAATGCGAAGTACCACCGCCAGGAGGCTGAAATCGTCGCCCGCGCCGGTCATCGCAGTGCTGTGACGATCTCCACCAACATGGCCGGTCGTGGTACCGACATCAAACTGGGCGAAGGCGTCTCTGATCTCGGCGGTTTGTTCGTTCTGGCGACGGAACGCCATGAATCACGTCGTGTGGACCGCCAGTTGCGCGGTCGTAGTGCGCGTCAGGGCGATCCAGGCGAGAGCAAATTCTTCCTCAGCTTTGAAGACGATCTCATGCGCAACTTCGGCGCCGCTGAGCGCATGACGAAGATGATGGAGCGCTTCGGCATGAAGGAAGGCGAGGAGTTGCAGCACCCCTGGCTCAATCGTAGCGTCGAAACCGCGCAGAAGCGCGTCGAGCAGCGCAACTACGTCTGGCGCAAGCGCGTCCTCGAATACGATGACGTGATGAACCAGCAGCGCGAGGTCGTCTATGAATGGCGCAACGACGTGCTCAACAGCAACGACACCCGCATCCTCATCAATGAGGCCGTGGAGAAGGGCATCACCGAGCGTCTCAGCGTCTTCGTGCCGAAGGATGCCAAGGACGACAGCGAGGCCGATTACGACAACCTGCTCCAGTGGGTGAACACCACGTTCCCGATCGGCCTGCGCGAGTTCGACGACGCCTTCAAGGCGCTCGACTTCGACGCCAAGTCCGCGTGGTTGAAGGAGAAGATCCTCAATGCCTACGGCGTGAAGGTCGGCAACGCCAACCCGACGGCCTTGCAGGAGATCGAGAAGATGATCCTCCTCAATGCCATCGACCGCCTGTGGCAGGAGCATCTGTATGCGCTCGATGCCTTGAAGGAAGGCGTCAGCCTGCGCACCTACGGCCAGAAAGACCCGCTCATCGAGTTCAAGCAGGAGGCCTTCACGATTTTCGCGGAGCTGATGAACAACATCAACGGCGAAGTCCTCGGCAACCTCTTCCGCAGCACCCAGCAGCTTGCCGCGTTTGAGCAGTTCCTCGCCCAGATGGCCGCCCAGCAGAGCGGCGAGTCCGCAGCGCCGCAGCGCCGCCAGGAAGACGAGGAGGGAGGGGAAGAAGCTCCGCCCAATCCCGGCCGCGACGGTCCCCGCCTCATCATTCCCAGCGCCGGCTCGAACAAGCCCAAGCCCGACCACAGCAAGGTCGGCCGCAACGACCCCTGCCCCTGCGGCAGCGGCAAGAAGTTCAAGCAGTGCTGCGGGCGGATTGCGTGA